In Tsuneonella amylolytica, one genomic interval encodes:
- a CDS encoding OmpA family protein yields MRNLVIGLAMASTAIASPALARDGAWYVELDGGPMIVEDLDFDISNVSNAATLDSKTGYDFGGLVGYDFGFIRLEAEGSYRAADASALIVNNGGLISGNNGALTLPAAQYALDGDSSVLSFMVNALADFGDDDGIQGFVGTGVGVARTKLNGFSAVTSGPGFVDDSDSGFAWQALAGVRAPLTDTIDVGLKYRYFNTEQLNFVGSNGRSVQTEWKSHSLLGTIGFNFGGAPAPLQTCWDGTQLPMDAVCPARPVAPPPPPPVAPAPQPVACNTGPYIVFFEWDRSDITPEAATILNSAVSAYANCGSAAVMLAGHADRSGSSQYNVGLSQRRADAVRSYMTARGVADTRISTEAFGESQPRVPTADGVRELQNRRVEITYGPGSGM; encoded by the coding sequence ATGCGGAATCTCGTCATTGGCTTGGCGATGGCCTCTACGGCTATTGCGTCGCCTGCTCTCGCCCGCGACGGTGCGTGGTACGTCGAACTCGACGGCGGCCCGATGATCGTCGAAGATCTCGACTTCGACATCAGCAACGTCTCGAACGCCGCCACGCTCGACAGCAAGACCGGTTACGACTTCGGTGGCCTCGTCGGCTACGACTTCGGCTTCATCCGCCTCGAAGCGGAAGGCAGCTACCGTGCGGCCGACGCCAGCGCGCTGATCGTCAACAACGGCGGCCTGATCTCGGGCAACAACGGTGCGCTCACGCTCCCCGCCGCGCAGTACGCCCTCGACGGCGACTCCAGCGTCCTGAGCTTCATGGTCAACGCCCTCGCCGACTTCGGCGACGACGACGGCATCCAGGGCTTCGTCGGCACCGGTGTCGGCGTCGCCCGCACCAAGCTGAACGGCTTCAGCGCCGTCACCAGCGGCCCGGGCTTCGTCGACGATTCGGACAGCGGCTTCGCCTGGCAGGCGCTGGCTGGCGTTCGCGCTCCGCTCACCGACACGATCGACGTCGGCCTGAAGTATCGCTACTTCAACACCGAACAGCTGAACTTCGTCGGCTCGAACGGCCGCTCGGTCCAGACCGAGTGGAAGTCGCACTCGCTGCTCGGCACCATCGGCTTCAACTTCGGTGGCGCGCCTGCTCCGCTGCAGACCTGCTGGGACGGCACGCAGCTTCCGATGGACGCCGTTTGCCCGGCCCGCCCGGTCGCTCCGCCGCCGCCGCCGCCGGTCGCTCCGGCTCCGCAGCCGGTCGCCTGCAACACCGGCCCGTACATCGTGTTCTTCGAATGGGACCGTTCGGACATCACTCCGGAAGCCGCAACGATTCTCAACAGCGCCGTATCGGCCTACGCCAACTGCGGCAGCGCCGCGGTCATGCTGGCCGGCCACGCGGACCGCTCGGGTTCGAGCCAGTACAACGTCGGCCTGTCGCAGCGTCGTGCCGATGCGGTGCGTTCGTACATGACCGCCCGCGGCGTGGCGGACACCCGCATCTCGACGGAAGCGTTCGGCGAATCGCAGCCGCGCGTTCCGACTGCGGACGGCGTTCGCGAACTCCAGAACCGCCGGGTGGAAATCACCTACGGTCCGGGTTCGGGCATGTAA